tgaccgaaagaacgagaaccagggtacaagcggctgaaatgggtttcctcaggagggtggctggtgtctcccttagagatagggtgagaagctcagtcatccgtgaggagctcggagtagagccgctgctccttcgcgtcgaaaggagccagttgaggtggttcgggcatctggtaaggatgccccctgggcgcctccctagggaggtgttccaggcacgtccagctgggaggaggcctcggggaagacccaggactaggtggagggattatatctccaacctggcctgggaacgcctcgggatcccccagttggagctggttaatgtggctcgggaaagggaaatttggggtcccctgctggagctgctacccccgcgacccgagaccggataagcggacgaagatggatggatggatggattgctgAAGGGAGCTCCTGCTGCCTTTACTGAACACATCTGTGTTTTGTCCACCTCAGCCTGCTGATGTCGCAGCGCTGCTCTCTTTAATGACGGCCGGGCTCTACACTGATAGCATTTTGCTACTGTACATTTGAGAGTGAAAATGAAAttacagtgtgtgaatgtgaaaaatTGATTTGATTTGCAAATTTGGTAGTCTAAAGCTGTTATTTCTATGAGTCAAAATATGTTGATCCTGTGCTTCATATACCACAATATATTACCTTATATTGTTTAGCAGTAATGTGATGTGATTGGTAAGATGTTCTTGATCATTAATATGCTCgtcctcttttatttttttaaaccattctCTGTTCCCTTATTATGCTAAGCACTATCGTGTACTACTTGTGGACAGTGAGGATTTTAGTATTTCTATTGTTATTGAGTTTATTTGTATCttcttatattattatatatcatatatattatatattgatGGACATTATTCTCTTTCAGTGTCAAACACAAGGAGAATTGTGATGTTAGGAAAAACTGGATCTGGGAAAAGCAGCCTGGCTAACACCATATTTGGAGAGGAACTGTTCACAATCGGCCACAATAGCGACTCTGAAACAAGTGAATGTAAAGCAAAAACCAAATCTGTCAACGGAAGAAGCATCACTTTGATCGACACTCCTGGTTTCTTCGACACAAAGAGATCTGAGGAGGAGCTGAAGCTTGAGATACTAAAGTGTATCACAGAGTGTGCTCCTGGGCCTCATGCTTTTCTCATTGTGCTTAAAGTGGAGAGATTCACAGAGCATGAGCAGGCTGTCATCACAACAATAAACCAGCACTTTTCTGAAGAAGTTTTAAGATATGCCACAGTAGTCTTTACTCACGTCCTTGATAATAAATACTGGAAGAACAACCAGCAGGATGAATACAAAAGCAACCAGTTCCAGGTGAAGGAGCTACTTAACACAGAAGCAACCAGTTCCAGGTGAAGGAGCTACTTAACACAATAGAGAAGACGATTGAGGTAAACAAAGGAAGCTGCTGCACCAATGAGATGCTACAAACAGTGGAGGATGTAATACAACTAGAGGTGGAGGCCATTAGACCGTCATCAGGAAACATGTCAGAGGAAGAGATCAGAGAGCAGACTAAGGGCAGCGTATCTGAGAAGCTTTTGATCAAATTGGCAGGTACTGCAACAGGTATAGTGTTAGGAGCTCTTTTTGGTGTAGGAGTGAGTGTTGGAACAGTTCTCATAATTACAAAGGGGCTGGTATGAAGCACTTTGTgctacatttttacatttttatgtatgaagagtgctatataaataaataaagtctgaACAAAATATCACATCACATCACTTCATTATAGTGACATACACTGTGGGTTTGTACAGACTTGCCTTCAAGGCCTTGTCTATGCTGCCAGACGTATGAGTTAGAGTTTCCTTTCTTCAGAACAGACAcaataaatgcaaaaataaatGAAGACTGAACAAAATGTGAATATCCACATTATGTACATTTCAACTTATAAACATGAATGAAGATTTTGGGATAAATacgtgatttattttttttacaacatgcATTCCTGTATTAAAACTGAACATCCCTTTTTTGACTCTACAGAATTAACCATTGTTAAATGTGCATCATACTGTGAAAGTGAAATCAAAGATTGAAATCAAAACTGGACATCATTTTCAGGgagaaattattattttcctgGACAAAAAAACGAAGTAGCCTATTAAAACATAAACATGGTCAGAACTGCTAAATATTTTTGTCCTATAGGCTATCATgtatatttagtgttatgtagcCATTTCTGGTAGACCATAGTTATTACTGTTGCTTATGCATAAttcactttaaataaaaacaaa
The sequence above is drawn from the Sander lucioperca isolate FBNREF2018 chromosome 17, SLUC_FBN_1.2, whole genome shotgun sequence genome and encodes:
- the LOC118493654 gene encoding GTPase IMAP family member 7-like; the encoded protein is MNVSNTRRIVMLGKTGSGKSSLANTIFGEELFTIGHNSDSETSECKAKTKSVNGRSITLIDTPGFFDTKRSEEELKLEILKCITECAPGPHAFLIVLKVERFTEHEQAVITTINQHFSEEVLRYATVVFTHVLDNKYWKNNQQDEYKSNQFQVKELLNTIEKTIEVNKGSCCTNEMLQTVEDVIQLEVEAIRPSSGNMSEEEIREQTKGSVSEKLLIKLAGTATGIVLGALFGVGVSVGTVLIITKGLV